The Porites lutea chromosome 7, jaPorLute2.1, whole genome shotgun sequence genome includes the window ATATCCCATGATTCTACATAGCATTCGCTGAAGTCTAACAGGGTTATCTTCAACAGGTTTCTTCAATATGGCAGCAAGGGGTTTGTGGTCGTTATAGACTGTCACTTTCCTACATTAAGTGTAGGTATGAAATCTAGTGAGCCCAAATACAATACTAAGCATCTCTTTCTCGATTTGGCTGTAACGTTTTTCAGTGTCTGTTAATGCTCTCGATGCATATTGTATAGGTTGGCCGCCTTGCATGAGGCAGGCTCCTAAACCTCTTGATGATGCGTCCACTTGGACTTCAACTTGTTCAGCCACAATGAAGTATCTTAGCAGTGGTGCATTCAGAATGAGGGTCTTAATTTCATCAAAAGCTTTCTGTTCATTTTCTTCCCAGATAAACGCAGTGTTGTTCTTCAGCAGAGCTCGTATCGGTTCTAACTTGGTTGACAAGTCTTCTGAAAATCTTGAGAGGTAGGTAACAACACCAAGTAGTCTTCTGACTTCATCTTTGTTTGTTGGGGCAGGCATTGACTGAATACACTCTTGTTTCTTGGGGTCAGGTTTAACTCCTTTGTCTGTAAGGACCACACCCATGTAGAACAACTCAGTCTTCCTCAGCCGGAACTTCTCCTTATTAAGTTTAATATTCTTCTGATGGCATCGCTCCAACAAGGCAAGCAATCTCTTATCATGGCTAGCTGTTGCTTCTTCAATGTTTTCTCCATCGCCCCAGATCAATATGTCATCAGCTATGGCTTTCACACCTTCTAATCCTTCTAGGTTCTCATCAATTCTTCTTTGAAATTCTTCAGGTGCTACACTGATGCCAAAAGGCATTCTTTTCCATTTCATCCGTCCAAGAGGGGTATTGAAGGTTGTCAGCAAGGAGCTTTCTGCATCTAATGGTATATGCCAAAAAGCAGTCTTGATATCAGCTAGAGAGAATACTTTAGCATTGCTAATGTCTGTAAGCAGATGATCAACAGTTGGGATTGGGTACTCAGATCGTTTGAGTGCCGTGTTCAGTGGTCTGCTGTCTATGCAGAGTCTAATTCCATTCTTAGcagaaggtttgtttacaattgtAGGAGCACTTACCCATTCGGTAGGCTCAGTCACTTTCTCAATTATACCTTGCTGTTGGAGGTCTTTTACTTCAGCAATAAAGTTGTTCCTCACAGAGAGAGGGATTTCTCTAGGAGCTGTTTTGTGAGGAGTGACATCATTACTTGTGTGAAGATGTAGTTCGCCCTCAAACTTTCCTATACTGTCATCAAAGACTTGAGGGTAGTTAGTCAGAATGGTCTCCAAGGTGAGTGGTGCTGTCACTTCACTGGCAGTTACAGGGACACTTGGGTTGGCTGGGGCTACTACAGCAATATTCTCTCTTAAGAACTCAATGAGTTTGAGTGTTTCAGAGTCATTTAGACCGATCAGAGGTGTTAGGTCTCTGTCAACAATTCTAAACTGAATTATCCTTTCTTCACTAGTTGCAGGATTTAGCACAAAGACTtttctcgttcccagggtctgaattttggtttcTTCATCATAGAGAGACAGGAACAGGCTTGACTACAGTGTTAAGGTCAGTGAGATCATAATCTCCACTGATGTCTTTGTACACATTCACAGGGAGGATGCTACATGTTGAACCAGAGTCTATCTGAAAGCTAACAGGAATTCTTTTCTTCGACAGCAGTAGGTTTGCAAAAGCTTTCTTGTGATCACAGTTTTGATTAAGCACACAGATTTTGTCAAGAACTTCATAATAGTGATCCTCACCATCTTCTTCTACTCTCAGTACAAACGGTTTTGAGGttgattttgattgttttggatCTGAGTGTTTCtcctgttttcctttttgtaagcGTTTACACTCCTTTGAGTCTTGAAAGTGATTTTTGGCCTTGCATTTTCTGCAGACTGCTCCCCAGGCGGGGCAGAGTTTCTTGTCTGAAAAGCTATGAGCTCCCTTCTTGTTTGCACAGTAATTACAAATGAGGACTTTCTTGGGCTTATCTTTAGAAACAGCTTTTATACTCTCTTTTGCAGGAGTTCGGTTTGCACTGCACTCTTGGACTTCAATCTTTGTACTTTCATAAGCCTTGCCAATTGTAATAGCTTCAACTCTTGTGAgagtgtttcctttttctagcAATCTTTTCTTTAGTTCTTCATCAGAGACAGCATAAACAAACTGATCTCTCACTTGTCTATCTTCGTCTACATAATTACAGTCTTTCACTAACAGCAGCAGATCAGTGACAAAAGCAGTTATTGTCTCTCCAGGTTTTTGCACTCGttctttaaatttcttagaAGCAACAATCTCGTTACATTCTGGACTTACCGCTCGCTCCAACTTAGTCCACATCAGATCATAGTCGTTTACATCCTCACCTTCAAACCAGTCCTGGCTGTCGTATATCTTTTGACCTTCAGGGCCAAGCCAATCTTGAACCAGaatacattttctttcattcgaaatattcACAAGACTTCCTTTGAAGATGTAACCACATTTCTTTTTGAAGGCTTTCAATGCTTCTAGCCGATTCTCCCGGCGGGAATCGAACTTGGGTCGCTCGAAGTTCATGATATTACCAGTAAAGAAACCTTGATTTTGATCTTGAGCTGGGGCCGCAGCTTCGGCTCCTTCTTCCGACATGTTTAACTCGTAGTTTTTGGCGCGAAGATCCAGGCAGTATGTTTGAGCGATCCACGAGATTCCACACTCACAGACAAACAAGATCACAGAAAGTCAGATCGATAGCAGATCGATAGCAGCAGAATAATCAGCGTTTGTTCACACTCCTGGTGCCATGTTTCGGTGAGAGCTCTAACAGTAACAAGACAGTAACTCAACTCAACGCCATGACAGAACGTGGCTCTCTCAAGCCCCTTCCCATGATGCCTAGCAATAGGGTTACCACCCTCTAACACagataacagttagaaactaccgctgcgctaccactgccactgcaacTATTCACGGCGAATGtgaatctttaatttaattatccaTGTCTAAAGCGACGAGCCGctaagctcttcttacggtcgcaaagccgtaaatggataaccgtTAAACCGCATGGCAAACGTTTACAAGACGTGGCTGTGTAacgaaagcttgaaaaccctctCCTTGCGAcccttttaatatattttgaatttacaagCAAGCCTTCACgcattactgtcatttgaacggaccctcactcgcccacTGCAAAAAAGtcattgcgacaaaatattgttttctcatactcggagatgataccagtttcttgttctttctttctttgtttgtttctttatttttcgtttttatgctatgttatttattttgttattataaatttttgcaaaaattgttttctatctattgttccttttattatttattattattagtgttgtttgattaattatttttttcataaaaaaatattttaattttttcatgttccgggatgttccggaatgttccggaatgttccatgttccggaTTTTATCGACGCCCATTTCCAAGATGCTGTTGGCTATTCTTCACCGATGCGCGACTCTTTATTGACTCACCCGACATATTGTGTtgattctttattcttctttgattatTGTGAATTGATAATGACAAGCAGCAATGCCCTCTAATGCCTGTCTAAATAGTagtcttctgtaaaaaaaaaagtgttaagaTTGCGAGCACTTCGTGCTCACTACAGTTACATTGACAAAAACAACTAGGATAGATCACTGAcatttaacaccttttaaatGACATATTTCATCTTAGCAGTATTTAAGGATATGCCAAATAATCTAAACCGAACAGATCCTACCTGGACTcgacgaattaccggaagtgcattTTGCATTTCTAAAGAGGCAAATCGGCAAttgcttttttaacaggccaatcattgcTCATACTCAAATCCTAGTACACAGGTGGGGCCCCCGTAGAATAAGGATTCCggcgctgtttcacagacagacttatataaccagagtttagtttcgtctgtggtgcAAATTGCTAGCCTGTTGCTATGGATTCATGAGCGAGTTTGTGACATCAGCAGACATTATTCTGCTCTAATTCAATACGATCAGAACAGCCAACAACTCCTTCAGGAATCAGGTCGGTGTAATTTACgggaaaaatataaacttcgcTTCTAGGCCTTACATGTACTTCTCGGAACAAggtaatgttgatgatgacgCCACCTTTATTacgatatttttggtttcattcAATTTACAGTCTTGCTGGCTCATGCAGTCTGCAACCATTGTTTTTCTATCTGTGCACATTTTAATTGAACTCTGATctgtaaaaaaacaattttcttctgAAAACAAGAACCTGAGCTGAGAACACTGTTTTGTTATAATTTGAGGAAACTTTGGTTGTAATAACATTAAAATTAAACAGTTCCTTGTTTCAGTTtggatattttgtcacttgATCTGGTACAGCAGGTAATAAAATTATAGCCAATCTTCATCTACTTCACAGTTTTTAGACTTAAGCTTTCTAATCGGCTTTTGATATCTAACCCTGTGTTCACAATGCTTCTGGGTAATAGAGATGGGGGCTTAAACGAAagatgatcatcgcagttatatacgtaacttttgcagttgcgaaaagaaagcctgaaaaaaattcaggcttgcatGGGATTCAAACCACTGACCCCTGCGATACCCGTGCAGCACTGTCTACCAATAAAAGCTAAagagccaactgggagcaggtcgttgaattggttcgttataaacctgtgaaaaaatgatgatgaagttatgaatatgaGATGGGGGCCTTACATGTAACATGTATTTAATCTAGCAAAGACGCTGGTATTAGTTTcccacaaaaaacaaaaatgccaaGTGAAAAAGCCCAAgtacaagaaggttggaggtcgAGCAGcggaggatcaaaaacaaatccgaacttccacttggtgaataaaccatccagGATTGGTCCacatgaagttttacagtcgtcaTTGATTGATACAATCTTttatttattagtgaagaataataaggggaggggaggggaggtgggGGTTAAACGGAGGGGAGCTTATTGTTAAagctttcctcctctgaaaaggagGGCTTATCacagagaggggggcttaattaATAGATGATTTAAgatattgttattattggttTTTTTGCCTCTCAAATGTCAAAAAACAAATGAAGTGTTTCCATTGTTTGCAATATAGCAATCAAAAATGTATTCTCCATGCACTTTGCAATAGATTTGATTTTTAGAGCAAACACTTCTTTAATCGTTGACTGTGGTTTATTTTACATATGACTTGGGGCTGCACTTTGCCATTATGTGAAAATTCACTAAAGGCTAGACTACAGTTGTTCAGAAATTTGATAGTCCTATCTGAGTCACGTGCACTGTAAAAGTTGCTATCTCACTTGGGGATAATAGGTCTTTTAAGTCAAACACGCTTTGCTCGTCAGATGAGCCCTTTCGTACTGTAAAATTGAAACATGACTTGGTAGAGGTGAGCTGATTATCTAGCATAATCTATCATTGATCAGAAACCTAAAGCAGAGTGAGTATTGCTTATACAGTTGTTCAATTGATTATTGTGGAAAATTAACAATGCGGTTGTTGACAAATAAGGACATTAATACATCTGTGCTGTCTTTTTGATAGGCTCATAATGCAGTTTATATGATGTTTAGTTGCTTTAACTATGCGACAGACAAGCCTCTGCTGGCAGGGtaggttttttgttttgttcactgAGAAAATGATTTTCAGTGTTGAAAGTGGTCAACAGGGGTCACAACTACAATCTACTATAATCAATTATCAGTTTAATAGTTGGGTTAATCTGATTATTTCTGATGATATCATCATGATACAGACACTATGACCAAGACTAACCAACACCTTAAAGTGGCTTTGGAAGTATTTTAGCCAGCACATCTAACAGCTTCAACCTCACAGCCCCACACCTAAACAAGCTAAAAGCCTTACCAGTCTCTGTGCGCCATTTTCCCAGGCCTTCTTGGTCATTTCATTTCGCTGACGTATCTTAGGCGAACTGGCAGGAAACTAATTCACTTCATTAGGACCACATGATCCGAAACGCATTGGCTGCGACTAGGCAACTAAAAGCCCACTATGCTAAAGGAGACTCTGGAGCAAAACACTCCAAAACCCTTGTCATCCCAGGCCCCTTCCGCTCTTGTCTATTCAGTGGATAGTCATATATGCACCCTTTGAagcaattcatttttttatccaTGTTTTAGAACTGAATTATAGCTGGTTCATAGTCATACCCAGCTGGTTTTGGAATACTACAATCCCAGCCACTATTTCACCTGGTTCACAGACCCCCATTTCAAGCACCTATTTAGAGACAAGAACAACATTCACACTTAGCCTACGTAATTAGAAGCTCAGTTGACAGGTTTTGGTTTGACAGAAAACGTACATGTATTTATCTTAGGGTCACTGTTTCGACATCTGCCTCTCTGGCTCCTCATCCACCTTCAAAATGTGGATAATATCAcgatggaaaaaattaaaagaaggccAGATTAGGCCCATGCATATTAAGatcaaatgaagaaaaaaaaatgtttcactgaACAAAAAACTGGTCGAGACAAAGCACAGATTATGCAcgatttccgtataaccccatacattaatagcggagctctggcgcgcgaagcgcgcctgcggagcaccaagggtaagtaaatctacccatcctagaaaatttggtaatcacttCACCGTACACCGCCCACCCGCCCGCTGCttgtccgtccgcaccacagggaaaccaatgttcaatttcacactttctagccagtttgggagcacaggaagactgatattgcacacatattacACATCATGTTGTGAtcagttgacagctgtcaaaacaaggtcccgctgaccagtatcacctgaccgtatcgcgggctcaggtgtcgacccatcgaggtcgagtattttttgaagtcatccgctgacaagttactagtcgtcaaatgattgcaggctcaagtttaattttttcaaatcatatgaaatatgttgtgttttatatgtgccgcacaattaaaattttgatttcaaactgacctcggaagctaagattcagccagtttttacaggcagggaagacatgccagttgcttttgacttttctcaccaaggtcacgctttggtcacgctctacgtccaatttttatgctctgattggtcaaaatttgacaggtgagttcatgcggaaaatttatgcagcatcttgaaacttgtttactttgacagctgaagtggacagagttttgtgtcaacttgtgatgtttttaactgcatgtctttttccactgaacattgtacaaaatgaaattcagctgctatcaagagtcttctgttattcatggctagtttgtttatcgggtttttggttgagaaatacgtcgcttgtccagtgccgtagccagaccaaacggccaaccgaggcaggcgggagttgctaggggggatcgggggcatgccccccccccccccgagaaattttgaactttagtctctcggaaatgcgatttgcagcgttttctgggcctttcggtaactttttttcgagttaatttaagtggaatttaaaaagcaataatcagaaacaagctacataatctgggtgaccgttaacctcgccaatggttttgatcagtatttgttcaaaaaaaatttgagttaacgtacgtagccccttgagatcgatgatatggtaattttttcatagtatattgactgaattgctgaattctttgtaatatcatgatgcgttaaaaatatccgatgatcgcttatgtaaaataaaaatgatcggcgaaattcgtcaaaattttactgaGGCGAGtacctcggttggcctcatactagctacggcgctgttgtcaaagtcggaaatccgatttcggatggcatcgttttcgtttttcaccttgcttgatgcgtaagagggttgaaaagtctgaagcgattttggccttacttgatagttttcagtgcatctcgaatggtaagcctgagtaattattttatttgatgtttgtttttttatatctaattcaATGAAGTCGAGTGTAGTTTAtggggctatttagtttatgcacgtttagtaagatttgagacaatgatctgatcgagtatcaggtttgattataagcttacagaactttaaaaagccttcagacaTCTTCACACCGCGaattagaaagaaaacgttccaaagaatatttagttataattttggctgtaaaagaaagctttgagcgattttcttgcctccatcgcgagttcatctttgaaaaacgcaaacaccaggaagccggcttaaaacataaataaggattttcagagacactttaatacttgtcttcgtgaatgaaaattgttgtctcgatctgtatatgtttcaccgaattattttccttttattgattgttagtggtctcttttgcaattttcatcgctgttgtgccgtttgttttcagtcgctcatgaacacagtttgcaggagtagtcaaaatgccgcgcgtatcaaacgcttttgaagatttcacatcgttataaagccattatgttgaagcgtacaactgtgttaatcttaatttaaacagtcgactttagCGCTTgccaaaagtgagaaccggctcgcagtataggtgattttggaaatttttttaaccgttTCGCTAACGCGTgtttcgatcgtcctgaatattgaatgagtgcaatctgtactgcaaaattgtgaaatagtcatgcattctgtccgaggtctgtatgataaaaacagcgcctcatggtactatttcacctcagatgtgatgtataaaaaa containing:
- the LOC140944805 gene encoding uncharacterized protein; translation: MSEEGAEAAAPAQDQNQGFFTGNIMNFERPKFDSRRENRLEALKAFKKKCGYIFKGSLVNISNERKCILVQDWLGPEGQKIYDSQDWFEGEDVNDYDLMWTKLERAVSPECNEIVASKKFKERVQKPGETITAFVTDLLLLVKDCNYVDEDRQVRDQFVYAVSDEELKKRLLEKGNTLTRVEAITIGKAYESTKIEVQECSANRTPAKESIKAVSKDKPKKVLICNYCANKKGAHSFSDKKLCPAWGAVCRKCKAKNHFQDSKECKRLQKGKQEKHSDPKQSKSTSKPFVLRVEEDGEDHYYEVLDKICVLNQNCDHKKAFANLLLSKKRIPSSLFLSLYDEETKIQTLGTRKVFVLNPATSEERIIQFRIVDRDLTPLIGLNDSETLKLIEFLRENIAVVAPANPSVPVTASEVTAPLTLETILTNYPQVFDDSIGKFEGELHLHTSNDVTPHKTAPREIPLSVRNNFIAEVKDLQQQGIIEKVTEPTEWVSAPTIVNKPSAKNGIRLCIDSRPLNTALKRSEYPIPTVDHLLTDISNAKVFSLADIKTAFWHIPLDAESSLLTTFNTPLGRMKWKRMPFGISVAPEEFQRRIDENLEGLEGVKAIADDILIWGDGENIEEATASHDKRLLALLERCHQKNIKLNKEKFRLRKTELFYMGVVLTDKGVKPDPKKQECIQSMPAPTNKDEVRRLLGVVTYLSRFSEDLSTKLEPIRALLKNNTAFIWEENEQKAFDEIKTLILNAPLLRYFIVAEQVEVQVDASSRGLGACLMQGGQPIQYASRALTDTEKRYSQIEKEMLSIVFGLTRFHTYT